Proteins co-encoded in one Flavivirga eckloniae genomic window:
- a CDS encoding YraN family protein — MAKHNELGKKGEQLAVDFLLEKGYDIVERNYRFDKAEVDIIAQQKDTLAIIEVKTRSTNDFGNPQDFVKPKQIQRLVKAVDEYVNVNNLEVEVRFDIIAIVKEGTGFNIEHLEDAFYHF; from the coding sequence ATGGCAAAACACAACGAACTAGGAAAAAAAGGTGAGCAATTAGCAGTCGATTTTTTATTGGAAAAAGGTTATGATATTGTCGAGCGTAATTACCGTTTTGATAAAGCTGAAGTTGATATTATTGCTCAACAAAAAGACACGCTAGCTATTATTGAAGTTAAAACACGTTCGACAAATGATTTTGGCAATCCGCAGGATTTTGTAAAACCAAAACAAATTCAACGCTTAGTAAAGGCTGTTGACGAATATGTAAATGTGAATAATTTAGAAGTTGAAGTCCGTTTTGACATTATAGCCATCGTAAAAGAAGGAACTGGTTTCAATATTGAGCATTTGGAAGACGCTTTTTATCATTTTTGA
- a CDS encoding TlpA family protein disulfide reductase, with amino-acid sequence MILNRLFFLTVLLPSILIAQHTIDGKFSPAKEYEVALLYRVTPTVSEYIANVKVEEDGSFQFQLDSTATKGIYRIVYAIPQEDYNFDVIYNGKEDIALTFNSETGVKFKKSIENKLLTSYTDSMSMVTQSIGNYFRQKSEDTLALKAIFKTQEETQSNYEAAAKSTIALSFIKANKPYVPKKFKDVETYVSNLKKHYFDYVDFNNETLQSSSFLEERMLNYVFGVSFNPVDEITSYKKSIDVFYTAMKKAPIKVKRILLVSLWQQMADLNFESVANYIAEAYLMDIAVSLNDQELLHGLMLFKNLSLGSEAPDFSLEIEKNKKTLTKKLSTLDLAERYILVFWSSTCSHCLDEVPQLQAYIKVKEKGKVQVIAIALENDALKWKELKAKYPEFIHVYGEGKWDNEIGNDYGVTATPTYFVLDKDKHIISKPEDFGALKLFFEKD; translated from the coding sequence ATGATTTTGAATCGCTTATTTTTTTTAACCGTTTTATTACCAAGCATTCTTATTGCCCAGCACACAATTGATGGTAAATTTTCGCCAGCGAAAGAGTATGAAGTGGCTTTGTTGTATAGGGTAACCCCAACAGTTTCCGAGTATATCGCAAATGTAAAAGTAGAAGAAGACGGTAGTTTTCAGTTTCAGTTAGATTCTACCGCAACCAAAGGGATTTACAGAATTGTTTATGCCATACCTCAAGAAGATTATAATTTTGATGTTATTTATAACGGAAAAGAAGATATAGCACTTACGTTTAATTCTGAAACAGGCGTTAAGTTTAAAAAATCGATAGAAAACAAATTATTGACATCTTATACCGATAGTATGTCTATGGTTACGCAGAGTATCGGAAATTATTTCAGACAAAAAAGTGAAGATACACTGGCTTTAAAAGCTATTTTTAAAACCCAGGAAGAAACACAATCTAATTATGAAGCTGCTGCAAAAAGCACAATTGCGCTCAGTTTTATAAAAGCCAATAAGCCATACGTACCTAAGAAATTTAAAGATGTTGAAACGTATGTAAGCAACTTGAAGAAACATTATTTCGATTATGTAGATTTTAATAATGAAACACTTCAAAGCTCTAGTTTTTTAGAGGAACGCATGCTTAATTATGTTTTTGGCGTATCGTTTAACCCGGTAGATGAAATAACCAGTTATAAGAAAAGCATAGATGTGTTTTATACAGCTATGAAAAAAGCACCAATAAAAGTTAAAAGAATTTTATTGGTTAGCCTATGGCAACAAATGGCAGATCTAAACTTTGAGAGTGTTGCCAATTACATAGCAGAAGCCTATTTAATGGACATCGCAGTATCATTAAACGACCAAGAACTTTTGCACGGTTTAATGCTGTTTAAAAACCTTTCATTAGGTAGTGAGGCACCGGATTTTTCTTTAGAAATAGAAAAAAACAAAAAAACACTTACTAAAAAGTTAAGTACGTTAGATTTAGCAGAGCGTTATATTCTTGTATTTTGGAGTAGCACGTGTTCGCATTGTTTAGATGAGGTTCCGCAATTACAAGCCTATATTAAGGTTAAAGAAAAAGGAAAAGTTCAGGTTATAGCTATAGCCTTAGAAAATGATGCGTTAAAATGGAAAGAGTTAAAAGCTAAGTATCCAGAATTCATTCATGTTTATGGAGAAGGTAAATGGGATAATGAAATTGGTAATGATTATGGAGTTACTGCAACACCAACCTATTTTGTACTGGATAAGGACAAGCACATCATATCGAAACCAGAAGACTTTGGAGCTTTAAAATTGTTTTTTGAGAAAGACTAG
- the mfd gene encoding transcription-repair coupling factor codes for MQNLQTTIAQTHSQDKPKLHLKGLVGSSFSFVISSIFKQADKPFLLVFNDKEEAAFYLNDLEQLCGDKDVLFYPGSYRRPYQIEETDNANVLLRAEVLNRINSQKKPAIIVTYPDALFEKVVTRKELERNTLKVGVGDNLSIDFVNEVLFEYQFKRVDFVSEPGEFSVRGGIVDVFSFSHDEPFRIEFFGDEVDSIRTFDVETQLSIDQIKKINIIPNVANKFLEEKRQSFFKYIAQKTVICLKNVDLLFSRIDDFYGKAEEAFKTLSKDIKHAEPNELFCNSQLLKEQLLNFSIIEFGSSTTMSSAKDTSLSIEFNTKPQPSFNKQFNLLIEDLIANHNKGFTNYIACVSEQQAKRFHDIFEDISADKSIDDEVHYKTIVLSLHQGFIDHDNKIVCYTDHQIFERYHKFHLKSGYAKKQAITLKELTNLDIGDYVTHIDHGIGRFGGLQKIDVEGKKQEAIKLVYGERDVLYLSIHSLHKITKFNGKDGKPPKIYKLGSNAWKTLKQKTKARVKHVAFNLIKLYAKRKTEKGYQYNPDSYMQHELEASFIYEDTPDQSTATADIKADMESERPMDRLVCGDVGFGKTEVAIRAAFKAVDNGKQVAVLVPTTILAYQHYRTFRGRLKDFPVTVDYVNRFRTGKEKRETLEGLEKGTVDIIIGTHQLVNKNVKFKDLGLLVVDEEQKFGVAVKEKLKTIKDNVDVLTLTATPIPRTLQFSLMAARDLSVITTPPPNRYPIESHVIRFNEDAIRDAVSYEIERGGQIFFIHNRIENIKEVAGMIQRLVPDAKIGIGHGQLDGKKLEQLMLAFMDGAFDVLVSTTIVESGLDVPNANTIFINNANNFGLSDLHQMRGRVGRSNKKAFCYFITPEYSAMTDDARKRITALEQFTELGSGFNIAMKDLEIRGAGDLLGGEQSGFINEIGFDTYQKILNEAIEELKENEFKDLYNEDEEDKVYVKEVTIDTDFELLFPDNYVNNIAERLNLYTQLNNLKTEEELSIFKSELLDRFGELPEQVTDLLNSVQIKWIATKIGFEKVIMKQGKFIGYFINDQQSSFYQSSNFTKVLKFVQTHPNDCKMKEKQTRNGLRLMLSFDNVKSVEQALKVLKPIVA; via the coding sequence ATGCAAAATCTGCAGACAACTATTGCCCAAACTCATTCTCAAGACAAACCTAAACTGCATTTAAAAGGACTTGTTGGTTCTTCATTTTCATTCGTAATTTCGAGTATTTTTAAACAAGCAGACAAACCATTTTTGCTTGTTTTTAACGATAAAGAAGAAGCGGCATTTTATTTAAACGACCTAGAACAGCTTTGCGGAGATAAAGATGTATTGTTCTATCCAGGAAGCTACCGTAGACCATACCAAATAGAAGAAACCGATAATGCGAATGTATTGTTACGGGCAGAGGTTTTAAACCGCATAAACTCACAGAAAAAACCGGCAATAATAGTTACTTATCCAGATGCGCTTTTCGAAAAAGTAGTCACTAGAAAGGAGCTGGAGCGGAATACGTTAAAAGTAGGAGTTGGCGATAATTTGTCTATAGACTTTGTAAACGAAGTCTTGTTCGAATATCAATTTAAACGTGTCGATTTTGTATCAGAGCCAGGAGAGTTTTCGGTACGAGGTGGGATAGTAGATGTATTTTCGTTTTCGCACGACGAACCGTTTAGAATTGAGTTTTTTGGAGATGAAGTAGATAGTATTCGAACCTTCGATGTAGAAACACAACTGTCTATAGACCAAATTAAAAAGATTAACATTATTCCTAATGTAGCTAACAAGTTTCTGGAAGAAAAGCGACAAAGTTTTTTTAAATACATTGCTCAGAAAACAGTAATATGCCTAAAAAATGTCGATTTACTCTTTTCAAGAATCGATGATTTTTACGGTAAAGCGGAAGAAGCGTTCAAAACGCTTTCAAAAGATATTAAACACGCCGAGCCAAACGAACTGTTCTGTAATTCACAACTATTAAAAGAACAATTATTAAATTTTTCAATTATTGAGTTTGGTAGTTCTACTACTATGTCGAGTGCAAAAGATACATCTCTCTCTATTGAATTTAATACTAAACCACAGCCATCATTCAATAAACAATTCAATCTTTTAATAGAGGATTTAATTGCAAATCATAACAAAGGATTTACCAACTATATAGCATGCGTTAGCGAGCAACAAGCGAAACGTTTTCATGATATTTTCGAAGATATTAGTGCAGATAAAAGTATAGATGATGAGGTACATTATAAAACAATTGTTTTGTCCTTACACCAAGGGTTTATAGATCATGATAATAAAATTGTATGCTATACAGATCATCAAATTTTTGAGCGTTATCATAAATTTCATCTTAAAAGCGGTTATGCTAAAAAGCAAGCTATAACACTAAAAGAACTTACTAATTTAGATATTGGCGATTATGTAACCCATATCGATCATGGTATTGGGCGTTTTGGAGGTTTACAAAAAATAGATGTAGAAGGTAAAAAACAAGAAGCTATAAAATTGGTTTATGGTGAACGGGACGTACTGTATTTAAGCATTCACTCGTTACACAAAATCACCAAATTTAATGGTAAAGATGGGAAACCACCTAAAATATATAAACTAGGTAGCAATGCCTGGAAAACCTTAAAACAGAAAACCAAAGCCCGTGTAAAACATGTGGCATTTAACCTGATAAAATTATACGCGAAACGTAAAACAGAGAAGGGTTACCAGTACAACCCAGATAGCTACATGCAACATGAGTTGGAAGCCTCCTTTATTTACGAAGACACACCAGATCAAAGTACAGCTACTGCAGATATTAAAGCCGATATGGAAAGCGAGCGCCCAATGGACAGACTGGTTTGTGGCGATGTTGGTTTTGGTAAAACAGAAGTCGCTATTCGTGCAGCATTCAAGGCGGTCGATAACGGTAAACAAGTTGCAGTTTTAGTGCCAACAACTATATTGGCATATCAGCATTATAGAACGTTTAGGGGGCGATTAAAGGATTTTCCCGTAACGGTAGATTATGTAAACCGATTTAGAACAGGTAAGGAGAAAAGAGAAACCCTAGAAGGGTTAGAAAAAGGAACTGTAGATATTATTATAGGAACACATCAACTCGTAAATAAAAACGTAAAGTTTAAAGATTTAGGGTTGCTCGTTGTTGATGAAGAGCAAAAGTTTGGAGTAGCCGTAAAGGAAAAACTAAAAACTATAAAAGATAATGTTGATGTATTAACACTTACCGCAACACCAATACCTAGAACACTTCAGTTTAGTTTAATGGCGGCCAGGGATTTATCGGTTATAACAACACCGCCTCCAAACCGTTATCCAATAGAAAGTCATGTCATTCGTTTCAATGAAGATGCTATTCGTGATGCCGTTAGTTATGAAATTGAACGTGGCGGACAAATATTTTTTATCCATAACCGTATTGAAAATATTAAAGAAGTAGCAGGCATGATCCAGCGTTTGGTGCCAGATGCTAAAATTGGTATAGGACATGGACAATTGGACGGAAAAAAATTAGAACAACTTATGTTGGCATTTATGGATGGTGCCTTTGATGTTTTGGTTAGTACGACTATAGTTGAAAGCGGACTTGACGTACCAAATGCCAATACTATTTTTATTAATAATGCGAATAACTTTGGATTAAGTGATTTGCATCAAATGCGAGGACGTGTAGGACGAAGTAATAAAAAAGCATTTTGTTATTTTATTACACCAGAATATTCTGCTATGACCGATGATGCCAGAAAGCGTATTACTGCTCTAGAACAGTTTACCGAACTGGGAAGTGGCTTTAACATAGCCATGAAGGATTTAGAGATTCGCGGAGCGGGGGATTTACTTGGGGGTGAACAAAGTGGCTTTATAAACGAAATAGGATTTGACACCTATCAAAAAATATTAAATGAAGCCATAGAAGAACTTAAAGAAAATGAGTTTAAAGACTTGTATAATGAAGATGAAGAAGATAAGGTTTATGTAAAAGAAGTAACGATCGATACCGATTTTGAATTACTCTTCCCAGATAATTACGTTAATAACATTGCAGAGCGACTAAACTTATACACACAACTTAATAATTTAAAAACAGAAGAAGAGTTAAGTATTTTTAAGTCGGAGTTATTAGATCGTTTTGGGGAATTACCAGAGCAAGTGACCGATTTGTTAAATAGTGTCCAAATTAAGTGGATAGCTACTAAAATAGGCTTCGAAAAAGTTATTATGAAACAAGGAAAATTTATAGGTTATTTTATTAATGATCAGCAAAGCAGTTTCTATCAAAGTAGTAACTTTACAAAAGTTTTAAAGTTTGTTCAAACACATCCGAACGATTGTAAAATGAAAGAAAAACAAACCCGAAACGGATTGCGTTTAATGCTTTCGTTCGATAATGTAAAATCGGTAGAGCAAGCACTAAAAGTATTAAAGCCAATCGTGGCTTAG